ataatcacCATATGAAAGACTAATCCTTGAGAGGAGATTGTTGGGAATAATccaaaacattatataagatgAAAGACACGTAACATcgttactttaaaattttgagttaaaaattgTGTCAAATGACTTATAAGACCAATgtcgtgtatatatatatatatatatatatatatatatatatatatatatatatatatatatatatatataatatcccGACGACGACGATAACcctatataaaaaaacaaaactatataCCCAACAAAATTTACTTTGAAGAAGCAAAGAGAGAATGGAGAGTCTCACTTTTGTGTCTTTCCTCCATCAAAAGCATCTGATAGTCCGCTAACTGGTTGTCTTTGGCAGCCCTGACGTGCACATTTCGTAAACAAACGAaagaaatccaaaaaaaaaaaaaaaatccccacaaaagaaaattggaaaaaaaaaaaatcaatgtggGAAACATACCTTAGCAAAGCGAGCTCGACTCTCAAGTCATTGACTTGTCCAAGAAGCTCTTCCTTCTCGGTCTTCAAGTGCTCAACGACCTCTTCTGCAGCTGCAACACTCGAAATTCGGAAATCGTTGGATGTTTGAGGAAGAGAGAAGACGGGGAAAGGAAACAATAGATGGAGGAGAAACGTACCGGACAAGCAATTGATGAATTTAAGCTGTTGTCCTTCGTTGAGGTGTTCCAAATCAGACAGTTTCTTAGtctaaaaggagaaaaataCAAAGAATCAGTGAAAATGCCTGATAACCTTTTTCTAGTTGGTGATGAAAGAAAGGTAAACTGCAGAAGAAACTAACGAACCTTGAGTTCGGTGTACTTGTCATAGAGCTTCGTGTACAGAACCTCCATTGCGCGCACAAACTGCACTGCAGGGCCGAGTTGATTTGAATTTGAAGTTTTGAACAGTATTGATCCCACTAAACAGAAGGACCAAAAGAGGTTCAAATGAAACCCGGAAACCCGATTAACTCTAGTCGCCCGATTCAATTCTTACCAATTGGGCTTCGAACAACGTCACTGAGGGAAATTTACTCAGCCCACTAaaatgaaggaatgagttcggCCATCTTTATCCCCATTATTTAAcacataatatttcaaaaatataatatcaccTCTCAccgttaaaatataatattaaattcttaaaaatagtTCTAAATGAAAtactataatattttgtatttgaaagaataaaataaaaagaaaaatattttttaatgaactCATACGCCGAACAcccaagttaaaataaattacttccCAATTTAAAATAAGTGTATTACTTCTTTGAGAGTGTAAATGGTTCGTTAATTAGTTTGCTTTGTTACAAGGTATCCACAAAAATTCATTGCAAATATGGTGGTCGACTTTCATTATTTTAcatccaaaataattttaaagtgaaatgttaaataatttaaagtttaacaGAGATGAAAGTcatatattatttgaaagaacagtcttattaaaataatagaaaaattttcaaataaaaaactactaaaattataataaataaaaaatacaatattatgatgtattgttaaaattattgtcactgtagaaaatattataaaaatagtattaaacaaTACTTCTGCAATGAATAATATCATCGTAAAAAATATTCGAAAAGTAATGACTCTTATAACGAAAACAAGTTATTAAAATTGGAACAAATAAATGTTAGTTGGTAAGTATCTTGGTTAGCAAAGTGGTAAAGAAGCCGAAGCCATGACAATAGATGAATAATAATATCGGAGTTTGAATTAACAAATCACCTTAGATTGAGAAGAAGGTTGTTCATGAATTCATGTGCTCTTTCACGGAATTCTCCCGTACTTGCAGAACCGTATCATTACAAGCAAGCAAATGCATTACATGTTACCATTGATGTAATATGCAGCAGGGCATGGAACTAAGAATATAGATAGAAGAGACGAGagtgattatatttttttccaatgAATGCTGAAAAGTTTATGGCCCATTTTTTTCTCCGCACCCCAAAGACTGGTCAAATTAAGAAGAGAGGAAACTTATTATATCCTTACAAAAAATTGCTTCAACTGACCGTACACCTTTGCGTtttgattcatttttattttaaaagtacatTTTAGTTGGCagctcaaaaataaaaaacataaaagaggaCGGTGAATGAAGGCTTTTCTGAGGGTTAGGTCTATATGCGTGATTGAGTAAAACCACAGGTCTGTGTGATTGATGAAAAGCTCAAGTGTTGTAATATAAGTGTTGTTAGGACTaaaaaaatgcaacaaaaaagtaattaacTCAGCTGTGATTAGATaacatttaaaaagtttatatatgtataatcaCGATTTTAAACCACAGAATAGGAAAATAATTGCATTACATGTTACCAGATTGGTATGGTAATAGCACAATATAAAAAGGTAAATGGACATAATGTTGAAGTGTAGCAAGAGCACATATTCCTCCTACTAATTGGAGTAAAGTTGGCCTCATTACATTCTCTACTTGCGCGCTTCAGCCTTCTTCTGCTCTTTAGCTGAAACAAATTTACTTATTAGTTTCAAGCTTTTGGTTATCGAAATAGAGATGGTAGAAGAAACAGTATTCAGAGACTTAAGAGCTAACCagctttctcttcttctctctttttagCAGCCTCTGCCCTTTGCTGACGTATAAGAGCTAAACGTTCTACAAGACAAGCAAACTAACCATTAATCATTGGGAAACAATACAATAGCCCTCACAACACAACCACTTCAATCTgcaaagtatattttattttacagaaCTCATACAGCTTACAACGCACCATATCAATCAATAGTTTacataagtataaataaaataaataataacatcaacaGAAAAGAACGAACGAAACTTAAAAGCATATAATTTCAGAAACTGTTTCAAATGCTACTGGTACCTAAATCTTTCTTTGCTTGTTCTGTTTTCCCTTGCTCTTGCAGCCTCATGTAGCGCTCATGGGCTCTCTGTTTCTCCAGCTCCTCTCTGCAAACAGATGTGAAATTTAAGTATGttaagaaaaaatgtttcaGAAGTTTCACTTTCTACATTCCCACAAAGATAGGAATTGAAACAATTAGATGTAAGAATGTTCTGCACCCTGTTTAACAATAAGAATACACTCATTTTGAGTGCATTATTGCGTAAACCTCCTCGCTCAATGATAATATTACAAGTTATACAATACTACAAGTTTTGTCTCCCATCTGTGTTCCATTACATACAGGGTGGTGCAATTGTGGATTCGTAGGCTCACCAAGGAAGATTATGAAATCGAGAAATTCCAGATATTCTGCAAACTGCCCTGCAGGTCAGGTTCTACAATGTGGAAGTGAGAAAGTGGGTTAGGAGTGAGTGCCCCAAATCTACTCTCCACATCATGGTAATGCCTTTTCTCCAATACTTCTACTTCATTTTAAATCCATATCTCTGTGTTTTCTTTCTTGTTGTGTTCGACTTCAAGGGAAGCATTTACTCTGCTCTCTCAGTGAATTGGGCTTTCAGTTCAAGCTCATCACTATTCTGTTTAACAACTATACCTCTGAAATACTATCTTCATTATTATCTCTTATTTCACTTGGGGTGGTGGCTTAGGGAGGTTATCTGTTGGAGCCCCGTTAAAGATCAATGATGGAGGCTTCAGATGTTTGTGTTGCCATATGGGAGTATTCGTCTTGTGGCTTTATGTCATAATAAGTTTGGCTTATACATTGTGGGTTAATGACCAGCCAGTTAGGCAAAACCCAATCCCTTCAACTTAATACTAACTATATGTAGCTTTTGacttatatgttaattttcaaATGCTAGATAGGATCTCAAACTCCAACACCTCCCGGGGCccaatttcaaacaaaaagcaaataaaaaagtaGCTAACCTTTCACGCCTTGAAAGTTCTGTTGTTTTTCCTACCTGTATCCACAAGAAAATAGCATTATCCTTCCAACTTCTAAAAAGATGTCTATATGAAGACTGAAAACGGAAAATTGAACTCACATCAACATCTCTGGCCTTCACACTCTTTGGCTTTACCAAGTTAGGATTTTCAATCTCAATAATCCCTTGGGTTCCTTTTTTCTTCTGTATCCATTACATACCGATGAAGTAAACATAGTTAGGATGGCGGAAGAtcatataaagaaataaatcctcactaaaaaattaaaaattcaatccatttatattAGTAATTGCCGCAAAATGCTAACCGAAGATTCTTCTTCAGATTCTTCTCCAGATTCATCCCCAGATGCTTCCTCAGATTCTTCCTCTACGTGTTCAGCTTCTTTCTAATAAgttgtaaaaattatgaaaaaaaaaaagttataaagaaTATGGAGAACAAACTCATTCATATCATGTTcattgtatataaaaattaattgttgcAAGTGATCACATGTTCATTAATTGTCTATGGAAAGAAAAACATTAGTGTGCAAGTGATCACATGTGACTGTGCTATGAGTGAGAGAGGAGCAAAATGAAGAGGAATGAATGCAGAAGAAAACCTGTTTAAAAGTTCGAGGCCGGTTAGAGGTTCCAGCAACTGCAGTAggcaaaaacaaaatttaagcTTTTGAAAGTGCTTTTTTATTCCATCATTAcgaaatatcatttttatttttctttccttatgAGAGGTAGGGGGCGAAAAGAGTGGTGGCATCAACAAGAATATTTTCagcaaagtttcaaaataaaggAATTGGCATAGAATTTAAAAACAAGTGATCCCTCCATAAAATATTAGCATACTGGACCATAACTATAATGACAgtaaatcacaacaaaaaagcaTTTAATTTCCCAGTATGTGATAATGTGACTAGCTCATACAAAAAAGATACTAGAAACAAAACGCGTCTGGTATTGAACTAAGATATTACTTTACAAGCAATCACAGggttcaacaaaaaaaaaatcaatttcttcCTCTGCGATTATCCCATGTCAATCCTACAAAAAGTGTAAAATCCTAGagctttttcaaataaattccTTTATCTACCCGATGTCTCAGTCACACATCGACGATCCAAACCTTTTCTTCACATCATTcattttataaatgtaaattcAACAAActctagaaaagaaaaagaaaacgaaatCTCAAAACAATTCCACAAAGATATATGTAAGTTATAGTCCACAATAAGGAGTTTCCTCATTTGGGGTGGCCCAAATATAAACTCACTGAAGCACACCAAAATGACAATCTCAGCAAATTAAGACGGTCATTAGCACTTAGTTTCTCCAATAGCGTTCATGAAACAGTGGTTACCGTTCCCTCTCCACCATAAGAACATACAATTTTCCCTGATCATCAACAGGCCCTGACTCGTGTCGTGTCTATTTACAGCTGTAGTCACTTCAGAGCTTATGGGGAGAAATCAAACAAACCAGCACGGTACTCAAAAGTTATTAATCCGAATAAATGAACACTGATAGAAattcattttaaacaaaaacagatatCCAGAGTCCCCAACCGGGTAGTCACTCCAGATCTAACAATCACAACAAATTCCATTTCCATCAAAACATTCATGCACCACCCACATCCCGCTCTACACAAAAAACAACAAGAACATAACCCCTAATAGCTCACAAGCATatttcacaacaaaaaagaactATTTCATCAAGGTCATAAGTTCAGGAAAGAAAACCAAAAGATGAACACAAAGAAAAGGCTATAACACTTTAAAGGCCAAATACGTAATCTTTTCGCAGGAAATGGGAAAAGGGACTCACGGAGATCTTCCGGGGTGGAGAACTGGCGGCGACCGGTGGGCTTGCTTTTGTATTTTCCTCTTCCCATCTTATCGTTCAATTGCACCAACGCTACGCTACAATTTTCGAATCAAATTCTTCTTCCTTCTGCTATCTTATGAGATTAAAGTTTGACAGCAACAAAAGGAAGATGCACTCTCTTCCCCTTTATTCCAAATTCCAAAAACCCTAGTTAAACTCCACATAAATTATggaagatattatatatattatatattatatattaatattatatattaaacacACGAATTTAAACTattgactttttatttttatttttatttttgtccgcTTGCCTTATTTTTAGGGTccgtaattttattttttttggagaaaatataagagttgaCCCAATGACAGTATTTTTTTTTGGGCTAATCGAAATGGGTCATTTTGGCCCAATAGCTACAGAACCATGATCTTCAACCTAAACCTAAATCCcccttcttctctctttctGCGACTCTATCAGTGAATCGAATCCAACAAGCATCGAAGCTCgggaattgaattgaatttctTTAGCTCCAGTAAGTGCACAAAGTTTTCtctttaaattgattaaaaagttcagttttttttgtttaattgtaattttacgTGAAAAGGgggaaatttgtgtttttaaatttgaagggGGTGGTGGTTGCCAAAAAAATTGCTGACATTTTAGAGTTCTGTTATTTTACCCGTAAGTTATTGTCTATTTTACATTCATAGGTGCTCAGAATGAATTTCAGTTATCTGACCTTTGCATATAaaatgtttgatgaaatgtGTTTGCAGGCGGTGAGGTTGCAGAttggaagaagatgaaaaaggGTGTTCATCCACAGAAGCAATGGATATCCTACGTTACACAAACGGGTAGGTTGATGCATGTGATGATGACAAAGATACACCCTGTTGGAAAAGTCTACCACTTCCGGGCTAAGCGTCAAATGGCCGAGAGTTTAGGACAGATTGCCAAGTTCAGACGCCGCTTTGGTCTAGAAAATCAAGCGGCcaatgaaaaataacaaaatcagTGGGTAGAAGGAACTTTGGCTTTTCATTTTGGAAGAGAATAACAGGTATATTGGTGGTATACTCTCAATCAGGGTCTTTTGTAGCATTCAATATGTGTGTAGTTAAACTGCACAAATGTTCTTTTTTAGTTCATATTAAGTGATGTCTTTAGCAATTGATATTTGCTTGTGCGTTTATTAATGCAAATTCAAGCTGGAGATCTTTGTCGACTGTTCTGGATATTACTGAGAGTGGAAATTTATTGTTGGGCACTAGGTTACCCTGATGTTTATGTTGAAGGCTCAAGTTACTAGTTTGAATTGAACAGCGGTATCTATGATTGTTTAGTTGGTTAGTAAATATTGTCTGAAACAACCATCTGCAATATGCctattttaatttgttcataCGTTTGATCGGCTCTCTACTATCTGCATTATTTGTGTCTGTTTACAAGTTTTAGAAGTACGAGAACATTCTTATGCTACAATGCTTTAATCTTGCACAAGGGAGGAACCAACCAAATATGTAGTAAACTGCGAAAAGTCGAGTTATCTATTATCGATTACAGTCTCTTTGAAATCAAGGTTTTGCTGTGCTTTGGTTTCAAACGTTAATTCATCAGCGTCAGAGTGTACCTGGCTTTTTAGAggtgaattaaaatgaaaatgtctGATAGAAGTGTTAAATTTTATCTCCAACCATACtcaaatatgattatttttcaagaaaaagaaaaacaatttggTCTCCCAAGTACTATTATTTTCAtctaaagaaaaagtaaaatctaAGGAGTACAAAATTCACCACAGAACCAGCACAGTAGCTTTTCATACATTCTTTTGGTGAAATTGAACTGATTCGAGGCCAGTTGGATCATGGCAAAGTTTCTCTGTCCTCTAGTTTTGCCATGACTGCAagtatttttcacatatttttattaatattgttataaagaagtaattattaactataaaattattaaataattgaccactaatatttttattaaataataccATTTTATAACCTTTTTTTTCAGAATTCATATTTCTAGTGATCTCCATCTCATGAGAGTGatttgattgaaaataaaagattcTGTATATAAAATTTCACCTAACTATAATAATGTAAGTATAGATACAATTTTTTCCATATTGAACATGACCTGCAACGGATTGTGCACCACTCCACCATGAGAAAATTCAGACACGATGTTTATATTGCACTTTATTTAACAtggaatttttaatattattttattattcttttcaaaGTTTTATAGTTTTAAGGATATAAATAATACACTTAATAACaccttagttttttttttctcttaaattattattccaAATCCTAAAACGTTTCAATTAACTCCTGTGTATGGAGACCAAACTTGCTTTCAttattaatacatttaaaaagaattattatagttaatgtgaaattaaccaagcagtttttttcaatttttaccaATCATTTCCGCTCATCCAAACAATGGGTTCACTTTCTGATTTTCTTTAATATCTTCACCACTTATTTTCTATCATATTTGCTTATGTCTTCTATCAGCCAAACAATGCACAAATATTAAGCCAAGTATATTCATATTCAGAAAGGGTTTATGCACTATTTTGAAACGTGGTGGGGTTTATTTTCAATCTATCACAAACAAAATGCCTAAATATTCAGAATGTCTAATTAAAAAAACCCACGGCACAGATTCTAGTGCCTCAAAATTTTCACATTGGGAAATATAACGTTAACTACAATAATTTCGGATCGGTTAGTCAACCAGTAGGCCTACTTAGCTAACTTACCATTACACCAAGAAAGGATCACCGAAATGGCCTGGCTAGAGCAAAATATGCATCTGGATTTATTGACATCAATAACTCTACTACGATAACCTTTTCTGGGAGGGACACCTTGAGACCTGGTTCAATGATACCTGCTTCGGAAAATCCAGGAGAACGGTTAGCAGCTTCAATAGCAGGTTACGCTTAAATATAAAGTAAGAAGAGCGACTAATATTTACTTGGGGAAAGCTTTTTTCCTCGATACAGCTCCTTTGCTAAAGGATTAGCAGCCCAATGATTGACAGCCACCCGGCTCAA
This portion of the Vigna unguiculata cultivar IT97K-499-35 chromosome 6, ASM411807v1, whole genome shotgun sequence genome encodes:
- the LOC114189215 gene encoding 28 kDa heat- and acid-stable phosphoprotein isoform X2; the protein is MGRGKYKSKPTGRRQFSTPEDLLAGTSNRPRTFKQKEAEHVEEESEEASGDESGEESEEESSKKKGTQGIIEIENPNLVKPKSVKARDVDVGKTTELSRREREELEKQRAHERYMRLQEQGKTEQAKKDLERLALIRQQRAEAAKKREEEKAAKEQKKAEARK
- the LOC114189215 gene encoding 28 kDa heat- and acid-stable phosphoprotein isoform X1; translated protein: MGRGKYKSKPTGRRQFSTPEDLLAGTSNRPRTFKQKEAEHVEEESEEASGDESGEESEEESSKKKGTQGIIEIENPNLVKPKSVKARDVDVSSIFRFQSSYRHLFRSWKDNAIFLWIQVGKTTELSRREREELEKQRAHERYMRLQEQGKTEQAKKDLERLALIRQQRAEAAKKREEEKAAKEQKKAEARK
- the LOC114187333 gene encoding uncharacterized protein LOC114187333, with translation MKKGVHPQKQWISYVTQTGRLMHVMMTKIHPVGKVYHFRAKRQMAESLGQIAKFRRRFGLENQAANEK